One stretch of Euphorbia lathyris chromosome 7, ddEupLath1.1, whole genome shotgun sequence DNA includes these proteins:
- the LOC136201332 gene encoding uncharacterized protein: protein MEDFEQKMERYHREFHERQQRFDEQWELLRKKQQEKDEQVRKSLSNLLQSIREFRRVTDPSSIAPQVFDEKSEQKLEVADFKMQGKTVEIVEQLHQQKQTATMVVLELQTEKVNPENSDSYFINRLKPENQFESRSHPSIDLFKQATFQDIPFDDVIKAPKPNPTFRSPLAPKQWLQAHLSHTKTSVEVNLTPITTQKPNPTSRSSLTTSSCTQNAPNKLDIFPETILLPMFSQKTLNSLPFGINGRNSSVGQAIGSPFSYNHDVIIGSSLSSSTTPNPQLVTKALGPCLTSIRQRRPLASKKGGVNDSRSFIGVLFRVGRKEFWFLSTVDTILTEFIPTLSHDASGFSFQGWDDSYDTRTHEGILKWRDLSCISEPDPSLLEHFRIIQGPSEHFWDSSGTIRALFGSPGT, encoded by the exons ATGGAGGACTTTGAACAGAAAATGGAACGGTACCACAGGGAGTTTCACGAGCGGCAACAACGGTTTGATGAACAATGGGAACTGCTTCGCAAGAAGCAacaagagaaagatgaacaagtcCGCAAATCATTATCAAACTTGCTTCAATCGATTAGAGAATTTCGAAGAGTTACAGATCCTTCTTCAATTGCaccccaagtgtttgatgaaaagTCTGAACAGAAATTGGAAGTGGCAGATTTTAAAATGCAAGGAAAGACTGTAGAGATTGTTGAGCAACTGCACCAACAAAAGCAAACCGCTACTATGGTGGTTCTTGAGCTTCAAACGGAGAAGGTAAACCCAGAAAATTCTGACTCTTATTTCATTAACAGGTTGAAACCTGAAAATCAGTTTGAATCAAGGTCACACCCATCCATAGATCTTTTTAAGCAAGCTACCTTTCAGGACATCCCTTTCGATGATGTGATTAAGGCTCCTAAGCCCAATCCTACGTTTCGATCTCCCCTTGCTCCAAAGCAATGGCTCCAAGCTCACCTTTCACATACCAAAACCTCTGTCGAAGTCAACCTAACACCTATAACAACTCAGAAACCTAACCCAACATCCAGATCTTCATTAACTACTTCATCTTGTACCCAAAATGCTCCAAATAAACTGGATATTTTTCCTGAAACAATTCTGCTGCCGATGTTCAGCCAGAAAACACTGAACAGTTTGCCTTTTGGTATAAATGGTAGGAATTCATCAGTTGGCCAAGCTATTGGGTCACCCTTCTCTTATAATCATGATGTTATTATTGGTTCTTCATTGTCAAGCAGTACCACCCCTAATCCTCAACTTGTTACTAAGGCTCTAGGTCCTTGCCTTACTTCCATTAGACAAAGGAGACCTTTGGCATCTAAAAAGGGAGGCGTTAATGATTCAAGATCATTCATTGGTGTTCTCTTCAGGGTTGGGAGAAAGGAATTCTGGTTTCTTTCTACTGTTGACACAATCTTGACGGAGTTCATTCCAACGCTCTCACATGATGCAAGTGGTTTTAGCTTTCAAGGTTGGGATGATTCCTATGACACTCGCACCCATGAAGGGATTCTAAAGTGGAG ggacctttcgtgcatttccgaaccagacccaagcctattggagcattttcggatcattcagggaccatcagagcacttttgggattcatcagggaccattagagcacttttcggaagcccagggacctaa
- the LOC136200570 gene encoding 26S proteasome non-ATPase regulatory subunit 14 homolog — protein sequence MSGMERLQRMFAGAGGGLGHPPPDSPTLDSSEQVYISSLALLKMLKHGRAGVPMEVMGLMLGEFVDEYTVRVVDVFAMPQSGTGVSVEAVDHVFQTNMLDMLKQTGRYFLTKMVVGWYHSHPGFGCWLSGVDINTQQSFEALNQRAVAVVVDPIQSVKGKVVIDAFRLINPQTMMLGQEPRQTTSNLGHLNKPSIQALIHGLNRHYYSIAINYRKNELEEKMLLNLHKKKWTDGLTLQRFDSHSKTNEQTVQEMLNLAVKYNKAVQEEDELSPEKLAIANVGRQDAKKHLEEHVSNLMSSNIVQTLGTMLDTVVF from the exons ATGTCGGGCATGGAAAGACTACAGAGAATGTTCGCTGGTGCCGGAGGTGGTTTGGGTCACCCACCTCCCGATTCTCCCACTCTTGATTCGTCTGAGCAAGTCTACATCTCCTCTCTCGCCCTCCTCAAAATGCTCAAACACG GAAGAGCTGGGGTCCCCATGGAAGTAATGGGATTGATGCTTGGGGAATTTGTGGATGAATATACTGTTCGTGTTGTTGACGTCTTTGCGATGCCACAGAGTGGTACTGGTGTCAGTGTTGAAGCTGTCGATCATGTGTTTCAGACAAACATGCTTGATATGCTCAAACAGACTGGCAGGTACTTTCTTACa AAAATGGTTGTAGGTTGGTACCATTCTCATCCTGGATTTGGTTGTTGGCTCTCTGGTGTTGATATAAACACACAACAG AGTTTTGAAGCTCTTAATCAGCGCGCTGTGGCAGTTGTGGTGGATCCAATACAAAGTGTTAAAGGGAAA G TGGTGATTGATGCTTTTCGATTGATTAACCCTCAAACAATGATGTTGGGCCAAGAACCACGACAGACAACTTCCAACCTCGGGCATCTTAACAAACCATCCATTCAG GCATTAATCCATGGATTGAACAGACACTATTACTCAATAGCCATTAACTACAGAAAGAACGAGCTTGAGGAAAAAATGCTTCTTAACCTGCACAAGAAGAAATGGACAGATGGATTGACGCTTCAACGTTTCGATAGTCACTCTAAAACAAATGAGCAGACTGTTCAG GAGATGTTGAACTTAGCAGTGAAGTACAACAAGGCAGTGCAAGAAGAAGATGAGCTGTCACCGGAGAAATTAGCAATTGCTAATGTGGGGAGGCAAGATGCAAAGAAGCACCTTGAAGAACATGTTTCTAACTTGATGTCTTCCAACATAGTTCAAACTTTAGGTACCATGCTTGACACTGTTGTGTTTTAG
- the LOC136236104 gene encoding probable carboxylesterase 2, which yields MGPADTEVMHDVFPFLKQYKDGTIERFIGTEYVPAGLDPDTHVFSEDTIIVPETGVSARLYRPNSTKSGHKLPLVIYYHGGGFFISSVADPKYHHSLNKLVAEANILLVSVDYRLAPEAPLPAALEDSWAALEWVVTHSVEEPWLKDYADFSHVFLAGDSCGANMAHHIALKLNGSKLGPELKIEGIAMINPYFWGKDPVGVEITDHFRKSMVDKWWTFICPSDKGCDDPLINPFADGSPGIEGLGCSRLVVVVSEMDVLRDRGMLYYGKLVSSGWKGNVEVMEIKGEDHVFHIIDPNCQNAKSLFKRLASFINQPS from the exons ATGGGTCCCGCCGATACAGAAGTAATGCATGATGTTTTTCCTTTCCTAAAACAGTACAAAGATGGAACTATCGAAAGATTTATAGGAACTGAATATGTTCCAGCAGGTTTGGATCCCGACACTCATGTTTTTTCTGAAGACACAATTATTGTACCTGAAACAGGTGTCTCAGCTAGACTATACAGGCCCAATTCAACAAAATCCGGCCACAAACTTCCTCTGGTAATCTACTACCACGGCGGAGGCTTTTTTATATCATCAGTAGCTGATCCTAAATACCATCACAGTCTCAACAAGTTAGTCGCTGAGGCTAACATCCTTCTCGTCTCCGTTGACTACAG GTTAGCCCCGGAGGCTCCTCTGCCGGCTGCACTGGAGGACTCCTGGGCTGCTCTAGAGTGGGTGGTTACCCATAGTGTGGAGGAGCCATGGCTCAAGGATTATGCTGATTTTAGCCATGTATTCTTAGCCGGAGACAGTTGTGGGGCCAATATGGCACATCACATAGCTTTAAAGCTTAATGGATCAAAATTAGGTCCAGAACTAAAGATAGAAGGAATTGCTATGATAAATCCATACTTTTGGGGGAAAGATCCTGTAGGAGTGGAAATAACAGATCATTTCAGAAAATCAATGGTGGATAAATGGTGGACTTTCATATGTCCATCTGATAAAGGGTGTGATGATCCGTTGATTAACCCATTTGCTGATGGATCACCTGGTATTGAAGGACTCGGTTGTAGCAGATTGGTGGTTGTAGTTTCAGAGATGGATGTGTTGAGAGATAGAGGTATGCTTTATTATGGAAAGTTAGTGAGCAGTGGATGGAAAGGAAATGTAGAGGTTATGGAAATTAAAGGAGAGGATCATGTTTTTCATATAATTGACCCCAATTGTCAAAATGCTAAGAGCTTGTTTAAGAGACTGGCTTCTTTCATCAATCAACCATCATAG